The proteins below are encoded in one region of Sphingobium yanoikuyae:
- a CDS encoding accessory factor UbiK family protein, which translates to MQSENRFFDDLAKLVNGAAGTVAGMTREFESNARERAKEWIGGVDFVSREEFDAVKAMAAAAREEVELLKARLDALEGKAPEPVTKTVRAAKTKAVDKDAGAE; encoded by the coding sequence ATGCAGAGCGAGAACCGCTTTTTCGACGACCTGGCCAAGCTGGTGAACGGCGCTGCCGGCACGGTCGCGGGCATGACCCGCGAGTTCGAATCCAATGCGCGCGAACGCGCCAAGGAATGGATCGGCGGCGTCGACTTCGTCAGCCGCGAGGAATTTGACGCGGTCAAGGCGATGGCGGCCGCCGCGCGCGAGGAAGTCGAACTGCTCAAGGCCCGCCTCGACGCGCTGGAAGGCAAGGCGCCCGAGCCGGTCACCAAGACCGTGCGCGCCGCCAAGACGAAAGCTGTGGATAAGGATGCGGGCGCCGAGTAA
- a CDS encoding efflux RND transporter permease subunit: MQLSDLSVRRPVFAAVVAVLMCIVGLVGYFSLSVREYPDTDPPIVSVETTYTGAAASVVETRITQQIEDAVAGVQGIQTITSTSQDGTSNINIEFDPSRDIDSAANDVRDRVGSVTQDLPEDALAPEIRKVDSDARSILFLAFSRPGWSPIQISDYLDRNIADRFAAIDGVARVTIGGEARPSTRIWFNAEKLAAFGLTPADVEAALRTQNVELPAGRFESKDQNQTLRVERPFATPDQFAQLVVGRGEDGYQVKLGDVARIEEGAENPYSSFRSNQGTAIGIGIIRQSGANTLEVAQKAKALIKELEPTLPKGMKVAIGTDESLFIERAIDNVYDTLIEAALLVILVIFLFLGSVRATIVPAVTVPICLLATCAVMWLLGLSINLLTLLAFVLAIGLVVDDAIVVLENVYHRVEQGEDPLVAAYLGTRQVGFAIISTTLVVCAVFVPVMFLAGQTGLLFRELAIAMIAAIGFSGFISLSLAPMLCSKLLKNAERGRLARWVDDRFQRIEHGYGRWLDWTLKKPLMPLLGVAIFLGVAFFLFTRLPAELAPAEDTGVVEANVNAPEGTGFDRMMAYMQKIENDLAFLRKDGTLQNLVIRTPGGFGTTDDYNNGNVIAFLRPWEDRTITTAEVATIINKVIADQPGVRGNAAPRSGLGRGRGLPVNIVLAGSTYEGLVAARDRIMLAAASYPGLINLDSDYKETKPQMRIETDLQRAGDLGVSVNDVSQALQSLLGSRRVTTYVDRGEEYRVLVQAERDGRQTLADLERIQVRSRSGVLVPLSAVVTVREVAGPRQLNRYNKLRAITLTAALAPGTSLGQGLAFLEDQARQSPEVLAIGYRGESQSLRETGGSIWIVFGLTILIVYLLLAAQFESFIHPGVIIATVPLAVAGGALGLAITGGSINLYSQIGIVMLVGLAAKNGILIVEFANQLRDEGMEIAEAIREAAKRRLRPILMTSIATVIGAVPLVLRGGAGAAARHSIGVVIVFGVSLATLITLFLIPIFYSRVAKRTVSPQTVGRKLDSALKDSPEPAE, from the coding sequence ATGCAGCTGTCCGATCTCTCGGTCCGCCGGCCGGTCTTTGCGGCGGTGGTCGCGGTGCTGATGTGCATCGTTGGCCTGGTCGGCTATTTCAGCCTGTCGGTCCGCGAATATCCCGATACCGATCCGCCGATCGTCTCGGTCGAGACGACCTATACCGGCGCCGCCGCGTCGGTGGTGGAAACCCGCATCACCCAGCAGATCGAGGATGCGGTCGCGGGCGTGCAGGGCATCCAGACCATCACCTCGACCTCGCAGGACGGCACGTCCAACATCAATATCGAGTTCGATCCCTCGCGCGACATCGACAGCGCCGCCAATGACGTGCGCGACCGTGTCGGGTCGGTGACGCAGGATCTGCCCGAGGACGCGCTGGCGCCCGAGATCCGCAAGGTCGATTCCGACGCGCGATCGATCCTGTTCCTCGCCTTCTCGCGCCCCGGCTGGTCGCCGATCCAGATCAGCGACTATCTCGACCGCAACATTGCCGACCGCTTCGCCGCGATCGACGGCGTCGCCCGCGTCACCATCGGCGGCGAGGCGCGTCCGTCGACCCGTATCTGGTTCAACGCGGAAAAGCTGGCCGCCTTCGGCCTGACACCGGCCGATGTCGAGGCAGCGCTGCGCACCCAGAATGTCGAGCTGCCCGCCGGCCGTTTTGAATCGAAGGACCAGAACCAGACGCTGCGCGTCGAGCGGCCCTTCGCCACGCCGGACCAGTTCGCGCAGCTGGTCGTGGGCCGGGGCGAGGATGGCTATCAGGTGAAGCTGGGCGATGTCGCCCGGATCGAGGAAGGGGCCGAAAACCCCTATAGCAGCTTCCGTTCCAACCAGGGCACGGCGATCGGCATCGGCATCATCCGCCAGTCGGGCGCCAACACGCTGGAAGTGGCGCAGAAGGCCAAGGCGCTGATCAAGGAGTTGGAGCCGACCCTGCCCAAGGGCATGAAGGTGGCGATCGGTACCGACGAATCCCTGTTCATCGAACGCGCGATCGACAATGTCTATGACACGCTGATCGAAGCGGCGCTGCTCGTCATCCTCGTCATCTTCCTGTTCCTGGGATCGGTGCGCGCGACGATCGTGCCGGCCGTGACGGTGCCGATCTGCCTGCTCGCCACCTGCGCGGTGATGTGGCTGCTCGGCCTGTCGATCAACCTGCTGACCCTGCTCGCCTTCGTCCTCGCCATCGGCCTGGTGGTCGACGACGCGATCGTGGTGCTGGAAAATGTCTATCACCGCGTCGAACAGGGCGAAGATCCGCTGGTCGCCGCCTATCTCGGCACGCGGCAGGTGGGCTTTGCCATTATCTCGACCACGCTGGTCGTCTGCGCCGTGTTCGTGCCGGTCATGTTCCTGGCCGGCCAGACCGGCCTGTTGTTCCGTGAACTCGCCATTGCAATGATCGCGGCGATCGGCTTTTCGGGCTTCATCTCCTTGAGCCTCGCGCCGATGCTCTGCTCCAAGCTGCTCAAGAATGCCGAGCGTGGCCGGCTGGCGCGCTGGGTCGATGATCGCTTCCAGCGGATCGAGCATGGCTATGGCCGCTGGCTCGACTGGACCTTGAAGAAACCTCTGATGCCGCTGCTGGGCGTCGCGATCTTCCTGGGCGTCGCCTTCTTCCTCTTCACCCGCCTGCCGGCCGAACTGGCCCCGGCCGAGGATACCGGCGTGGTCGAGGCCAATGTCAACGCGCCCGAAGGCACCGGCTTCGACCGGATGATGGCCTATATGCAGAAGATCGAGAATGATCTCGCCTTCCTGCGCAAGGATGGCACGCTGCAGAATCTGGTGATCCGCACCCCCGGCGGCTTCGGCACCACCGACGATTACAATAACGGCAATGTCATCGCCTTCCTGCGGCCGTGGGAAGACCGCACCATCACCACGGCGGAAGTCGCGACCATCATCAACAAGGTGATCGCCGATCAGCCGGGCGTGCGCGGCAATGCGGCGCCGCGATCGGGCCTGGGCCGTGGTCGCGGCCTGCCGGTCAATATCGTGCTGGCCGGCTCCACCTATGAAGGGCTGGTGGCGGCGCGCGACCGCATCATGCTGGCGGCGGCGAGCTATCCGGGCCTCATCAACCTCGACAGCGATTATAAGGAAACCAAGCCGCAGATGCGGATCGAAACCGATCTGCAGCGCGCCGGCGACCTGGGCGTGTCGGTGAACGATGTCAGCCAGGCGCTGCAGAGCCTGCTCGGTTCGCGCCGGGTCACCACCTATGTCGACCGCGGCGAGGAATATCGCGTGCTGGTGCAGGCGGAGCGGGACGGGCGCCAGACGCTCGCTGATCTGGAACGTATCCAGGTGCGCAGCCGCAGTGGCGTGCTGGTGCCGCTGTCGGCGGTCGTGACCGTGCGCGAAGTGGCCGGCCCGCGTCAGCTCAACCGCTATAACAAGCTGCGCGCCATCACCCTGACCGCCGCGCTGGCGCCGGGGACGTCGCTGGGGCAGGGGCTGGCCTTCCTGGAGGATCAGGCGCGCCAGTCGCCCGAGGTGCTGGCGATCGGCTATCGTGGCGAAAGCCAGTCGCTGCGTGAGACTGGCGGGTCGATCTGGATCGTCTTCGGCCTCACCATCCTGATCGTCTATCTGTTGCTCGCGGCCCAGTTCGAAAGCTTCATCCATCCCGGCGTCATCATCGCGACGGTGCCGCTGGCGGTGGCGGGCGGCGCGCTGGGCCTGGCGATCACCGGCGGGTCGATCAACCTCTACAGCCAGATCGGCATCGTCATGCTGGTCGGCCTGGCGGCCAAGAACGGGATCCTGATCGTCGAGTTCGCCAACCAGTTGCGCGACGAGGGGATGGAGATTGCCGAGGCGATCCGCGAGGCGGCCAAGCGGCGTCTGCGCCCGATCCTGATGACGTCGATCGCGACCGTCATCGGCGCCGTGCCACTGGTGCTGCGCGGCGGGGCCGGTGCGGCGGCGCGCCATTCGATCGGCGTGGTGATCGTGTTCGGGGTCAGCCTGGCGACGCTCATCACCCTGTTCCTCATTCCCATTTTCTATTCGCGCGTTGCCAAGCGCACGGTTTCTCCGCAAACCGTTGGTCGCAAACTGGATTCGGCGCTCAAGGATTCGCCCGAACCCGCCGAATAG
- a CDS encoding pyrroline-5-carboxylate reductase family protein — translation MTIACWPEHLFLVGCGNMAGQILTRWLACGLDPARVTVLRPSGKPVAQGVTVVTAYPDALPAGTTVLLGMKPYQIADVAAGLAPLLTAETRLVSILAGTPIADLRRHFPAPRDVVCAMPNLPVGLGEGVVALCTDAATDAVAKADIAALIAPLGLAEWMGGEALFNQVTALSGCGPAFLFRFIDALSRAGEALGIPADQAARMALATVQGSANMAARASVSPATLADQVASPGGMTRQGLNVLDADNRLLDLLTDTLVAARDRGAAMARGE, via the coding sequence ATGACCATTGCCTGCTGGCCCGAACATCTTTTCCTTGTCGGCTGCGGCAACATGGCCGGGCAGATCCTGACCCGCTGGCTGGCCTGCGGCCTCGATCCCGCCCGCGTCACCGTGCTGCGGCCGAGCGGCAAGCCGGTGGCGCAGGGCGTGACCGTCGTTACCGCCTATCCCGACGCGCTGCCGGCCGGCACCACCGTGCTGCTGGGCATGAAGCCCTATCAGATTGCCGACGTGGCGGCGGGGCTTGCGCCGCTGCTGACGGCGGAAACGCGGCTGGTGTCGATCCTGGCCGGCACGCCGATTGCCGATCTGCGTCGCCATTTCCCGGCGCCGCGCGATGTCGTCTGCGCCATGCCCAATCTGCCGGTCGGGCTGGGCGAAGGCGTGGTGGCGCTCTGCACCGATGCGGCGACGGATGCGGTAGCCAAGGCCGACATCGCCGCGCTGATCGCGCCGCTGGGTCTGGCCGAATGGATGGGGGGCGAAGCCCTGTTCAATCAGGTGACGGCCCTGTCGGGCTGCGGCCCGGCCTTCCTGTTCCGCTTCATCGATGCGCTGTCGCGCGCCGGCGAGGCGCTGGGCATTCCCGCCGATCAGGCCGCACGCATGGCGCTGGCCACGGTGCAGGGATCGGCGAACATGGCCGCGCGCGCCAGCGTCAGCCCGGCGACCCTGGCGGATCAGGTCGCCAGCCCCGGCGGCATGACGCGCCAGGGCCTCAATGTGCTGGACGCCGACAATCGCCTGCTCGACCTTCTGACCGACACGCTGGTCGCCGCGCGCGACCGGGGTGCGGCGATGGCGCGGGGCGAATAG
- a CDS encoding asparaginase domain-containing protein: MLSPETPILLLTTGGTIDKVYFDALSDYQVGETVMAKLLQVARVKRPFRIEEITRKDSLELDDTDRALIAARVAAAREKHIVITHGTDTMTETAKLLQDIPGKTVVLVGALAPARFGESDASFNLGMAFATAQVAEPGVYITMSGSVFRADKVVKDRAKGAFVPTGE; the protein is encoded by the coding sequence ATGCTGTCCCCCGAAACCCCCATCCTGCTGCTCACCACCGGTGGCACGATCGACAAGGTCTATTTCGACGCCCTGTCCGACTATCAGGTCGGCGAGACGGTGATGGCCAAGCTGTTGCAGGTGGCACGGGTCAAGCGGCCCTTCCGCATCGAGGAAATCACCCGCAAGGACAGCCTGGAACTGGACGACACGGATCGTGCGCTGATCGCCGCCCGCGTTGCCGCCGCGCGCGAGAAGCATATCGTCATCACTCATGGCACCGACACCATGACCGAGACGGCCAAGCTGTTGCAGGACATTCCCGGCAAGACCGTGGTGCTGGTCGGCGCGCTGGCGCCGGCGCGCTTTGGTGAGAGCGACGCGAGCTTCAACCTTGGCATGGCCTTTGCCACCGCGCAGGTCGCCGAACCGGGCGTCTACATCACCATGAGCGGATCGGTGTTCCGCGCCGACAAGGTGGTCAAGGACCGCGCCAAGGGCGCTTTCGTCCCGACCGGCGAGTAA
- a CDS encoding YbjN domain-containing protein — protein sequence MMDSDEFENGGHEAAPIDMLAAFYEAHGWSYEQVGEDEIVASTQGSWAQYELRGIWRDEDQVLQLLALPDIRVNDDKRAVIYETLGLINEQLWLGHFELWSSSGIILFRHGALLGQGGTLTLDQAQVLIETAIDECERFYPVFQFVLWGGKSPSEAISASLIETRGEA from the coding sequence ATGATGGATAGCGACGAATTTGAGAATGGCGGCCATGAGGCCGCGCCGATCGACATGCTGGCGGCCTTTTACGAGGCGCATGGCTGGAGCTATGAGCAGGTCGGCGAGGACGAGATCGTCGCGAGCACCCAAGGGTCGTGGGCGCAATATGAGCTGCGCGGCATCTGGCGCGATGAGGATCAGGTGCTGCAGCTTCTCGCGCTGCCCGACATCCGCGTCAATGACGACAAGCGCGCCGTCATCTACGAGACGCTGGGCCTGATCAACGAACAGCTCTGGCTCGGCCATTTCGAACTGTGGTCGTCGAGCGGCATCATCCTGTTCCGCCATGGCGCCTTGCTGGGGCAGGGTGGCACGCTGACGCTGGACCAGGCGCAGGTGCTGATCGAGACTGCGATCGACGAGTGCGAGCGTTTCTATCCGGTGTTCCAGTTCGTCCTGTGGGGCGGCAAGAGCCCGAGCGAGGCGATCAGCGCGAGCCTGATCGAAACCCGCGGCGAAGCCTGA
- a CDS encoding TspO/MBR family protein, with the protein MNEIASQGQLRLAYLRWALVTVPAIVFLGFLSGRLANSGFGNRWFASLNLPALMPPGWAFAVAWTILYILMALAFAIVLHARGARGRGAAVALFLVQLALNLAWSPLFFRAHQVGAALGLILVLALLVALTTALFWRIRPFAGALMLPYLVWLVFASYLNYEVGRLNPDAHRLVAPALQTQI; encoded by the coding sequence ATGAACGAGATCGCGTCCCAGGGTCAGTTGCGTCTTGCCTATCTGCGCTGGGCGTTGGTCACGGTGCCCGCGATCGTCTTTCTCGGCTTCCTGTCGGGCAGGCTTGCCAATAGCGGTTTTGGCAATCGCTGGTTCGCCTCGCTCAACCTGCCGGCGCTGATGCCGCCGGGTTGGGCCTTCGCCGTCGCCTGGACGATCCTCTATATACTGATGGCGCTGGCCTTCGCGATCGTGCTGCATGCGCGCGGGGCCAGGGGGCGGGGAGCGGCGGTCGCGCTGTTCCTGGTGCAACTGGCGCTCAACCTTGCCTGGTCGCCGCTCTTCTTTCGCGCGCATCAGGTCGGTGCGGCGCTGGGGCTGATCCTTGTGCTGGCGCTGCTGGTGGCGCTCACCACCGCCCTGTTCTGGCGGATCCGTCCTTTTGCCGGTGCGTTGATGTTGCCCTATCTGGTCTGGCTGGTCTTTGCCTCCTACCTCAACTATGAGGTCGGCCGCCTGAACCCGGATGCGCACAGGCTTGTCGCGCCGGCACTCCAGACCCAGATATGA